Part of the Tenacibaculum sp. SZ-18 genome, ATAAATGGAAATTCAATTTTCGCCTCCTTAATTCTTTTTATGATATCCGAAATATCAGAGTTTGCTTTAACTAAAATTGATTTAGGTCTAAATTTCTCTGGAACTAATTGAATGGTTTCATATTTACTTTCAGTTCCATTACCAGAGCTCTTAATTGCTGGATTTGCTGCACTGAAGAAAGTTGCATGCTTTGCTTTAAAAGCTAAATAAAAAGCATAAGGTAAATTTGGAATATAGAACATTGATGTTGGCCAATATTCCCATTTTAGATATTTTTCTATGTTAATTTTCGTAGACAAAATTTATTTTTCAAATAAATAATTTAATAAAGTTTTAAAGGATTTAAAACCAAAATAGACCGTAAATAAAACTAGAAATATTGAAATTCCTAAAACAATGTAAGCAATTAAAATTTTCGGCATTTCTTTAAAAGTTCTAAGCATTCTAAAAGATAGACTTAACAATAACGGAGAAACCATTAATAATAATAATAGAATTAGAAAATTTTTAATTGGTTTATCGTAGGCTTTTTCACTCATTTGCGAAGTTTTTAATTACGTCTCTTACACTTCCGTATTTTTTTAGTAAAACTTTTGCAGTTGCTTGATCTAAATTTAATTCAGAAACCAACATTTTTTCACCACGCTCTACCAATTTATTATTTGATAGTTGCATATCTATCATTTTGTTTCCTTTAATTTTACCTAGTTGAATCATTGCAGCCGTTGAAATCATATTTAGGACTAATTTTTGGGCTGTTCCAGCTTTCATTCTAGAGCTTCCAGTAACAAATTCTGGTCCGACTACCACAGAAATAGGGAATTTAGCTGTAAGTTCTAGTGGACTTTTTGCGTTGCAGGTTATACATCCTGTAATAATGTTGTTTTCATTACATTTTCTTAAGGCATTAATTACGTAAGGTGTTGTTCCTGATGCTGCAATCCCAATTACTATATCTTTTTTATTTATATCATAAGCTTGTAAATCTTTCCAACCCTGATCTTCAGAATCTTCAGCAAATTCTATGGCTTTTCGAATTGCTTTATCTCCACCAGCAATCAATCCAATCACAACATCATGTGAAACTCCAAAAGTAGGAGGACATTCTGAAGCGTCAACAATACCTAATCTACCACTAGTTCCAGCACCCATGTAAAATAATCTACCACCATTTTTAAGCTTTTGAACTATTATATAAACAAGTTTTTCTATTTGTGGAATTGCCTTTTCTACAGCGAGAGGAACCGTTTGATCTTCTCGATTTATGTTAATTAACAATTGATTAATTGACATTTTTTCGAGATTATTATAATTTGAGTCCTGTTCTGTGGTTTTGATAAAATCCATGCCTCAAAGTTACAATTATTTATGGTTTATTAATTGAAAAATCTACATTTTAGTATCATAGAGTTAAACCAAAAATAACCAAAGTAACTTATAATTTAATTTGTTTATTATCATTTTTTTATGATTATATAGATCCCGGTTTTGTAGATTTTAGAATTAAATTATTGGGAGCTCTTGCTAGTTTATTTATTGTTTATGTCTTGTTGAAATGATTACAAGAGGAGTATCAACAGTAATAAGTTTTGTTTAAAGATTTTTTGTTAATTACAATTGCTGGTTTTACAGGAGTTTCTGATTCTCCTTTAGATGTGATTCTTTAAGCTCTTGTATTTGCAAGAAATAAATATTTTTAATGAATTAAAAGGATATAAGGGATTAGTAGTGATGTTGTCAACTTTTGGATATTTGCAGGGAAGGATTTGATAAAGACAAATCCTACTTTTGTTTATACAAGAGAGATTTTTGAGTTAGAAGTATAATTTTAAATTATTCAAAATTGATTCAATTAAAGAAAGTTAAATTATAAATTTTAATAAAATCGCTAATCTAACATCTATTGATTCTATCATGGTAAATATGTCTTTTGAAGTTAGATATGATTTAGATGTTGAAAAAGTAAAAGAAATTTTTATGAACATGTTTAAGAGTGTTACTCTTAGGTTAGAAAGAGTGAAAAAAAATCAGAGTGTTCTGCTAACAGTTTAGTGTTAAGTTGTGTTAAGTTATTATTGTTACCATATGTTAGTTGTGAAGATGATATAATTTTTTTGTTTACTAAAAATAATTAATGCACTTTGAAATGCGCGTTTTGAACTATTATTTAAATAGGAAACTCCAAACATGTCAAAATAAACTGAAATAAAAAAGCTGGTAAATTTTACCAGCTTCCATTGTTGTTTAAAATGATATTTTAAACCTCTGCTAAAATAGCATTTAAAGTATCATTTGGTCTCATAAAGTTGTCAGCTAATTTATCATTAGGAAGGTAATATCCACCAATTTCAATTGCTTTTCTTTGAATTTTATTTAATTCATTAACAATTTTTTCTTCATAAGTTTCCATTGATTTGGCTACTGAAGAAAATTGATTTTTTAATTCAATATTTTTATTTTGATTAGATAATTCTTTTGCCCAATACATTGCTAAATAAAAGTGACTTCCTCTGTTGTCTAACTCTCCGGCCTTTCTAGAAGGAGATTTTTTATTATCTAATAAATTTTCAATTGCATTATCTAAAGTTTCAGCTAAAACTAAGGCTTTATCATTCTTAGTTGTATCGCCTAAGTGTTCCAATGAAACAGCTAAAGCTAAAAACTCTCCTAATGAATCCCAGCGTAAGTGGTTTTCTTCAATGAATTGTTGAACGTGTTTTGGAGCAGATCCACCAGCACCAGTTTCAAATAAACCACCACCGTTCATTAAAGGAACGATTGATAACATTTTAGCTGAAGTTCCCAACTCTAAAATAGGGAATAGATCAGTTAAATAATCACGTAATACGTTTCCTGTAACAGATATTGTATCTTGACCAGCTTTAACTCTTTCCAATGTATATTCTGTGGCTTCAGAAACAGATTTAATTAAAATCTCTAAATTATCAGTATCCTGATTTGACAAATAATCATTTACCTTTTTAATTAATTCAGCGTCGTGTGCTCTGTTTTTATCTAACCAGAAAACCGCCGGAACTTGCATTGCTCTCGCTCTAGTCACTGCTAATTTAACCCAATCACGAACAGGAGCATCTTTTGTTTGACACATCCTCCAAATATCTCCTTGTTCAACAAAATGTTCAATTAAAGTATTTCCTTCACTATCAATTACAGAAACTTTACCAGCTGCTGTAATTTCGAACGTTTTATCATGAGATCCATATTCTTCAGCTTTCTTAGCCATTAAACCTACGTTAGGAACAGTTCCCATCTTTGTAGGATCAAAGGCACCATTCTTTTTACAAAATTCAATAGTAGCTTGGTATAAAGAAGCATAAGAACTATCTGGAATCGTAACTTTCGTATCTTGTAGTTTTCCTTCTTTGTTCCACATTTGTCCTGATGTACGAATCATTGCAGGAACAGATGCATCAATAATAATATCCGATGGCACGTGTAAGTTTGTAATCCCTTTATCTGAATTCACCATTGCTAGATCAGGATTATTTGCGTAAACGGTAGCTATATCAGCTAAAATTTCAGCTTTCTTTTCAGCAGAAAGTTCTTCCAAATTGCTTAATAAATTTCCAAAACCATCATTAACATCAACTCCAATTTCTTGGAACGTAGCGCTATGCTTATCAAACAATTCTTTGAAGAAAACACGAACGGCATGACCAAAAATAATTGGATCAGATACTTTCATCATAGTGGCTTTCATATGTAATGAAAACAATATGCCTTTATCTTTAGCATCTTTAATTTGTTCGTCTAAGAACTTTAATAATGCTTTTTTGTTCATGACAGAAGCATCAATGATTTCTTCTGCTAATAATTTTATATTGGCCTTTAAAACTGTTTCGCTTCCGTTCGTATTAGTATGAACGATTTTTATGTGAGTTGCACTTGGGACGGTAACAGATTTTTCATTATGAGCAAAATCTCCTTCACTCATGGTAGCGACGTGAGTTTTAGAGTCAGAACTCCAACTTCCCATTGAATGAGGATTCTTTTTTGCGTAATTTTTTACGGCTTTAGGAGCACGACGATCTGAATTTCCTTCACGTAAAACAGGATTTACTGCAGAACCTTTAACCTTATTATATAGAGCTAAAACTGCTTTATCTTCATCTGTTTCTGGTTCTTCTGGATAATCGGGAATATTGTAACCTAAAGCTTGCAATTCTTTTACAGCTGCTTTTAACTGAGGAACAGAAGCACTAATATTTGGAAGTTTAATAATGTTTGCCTCAGGTTTTGTAGCTAAATCACCTAAAAAGGCTAATGCATCTTCAACTTTTTGATCTTCGGTTAAATAATCAGAAAAGTTTGCCAGAATTCTTCCAGCTAATGAAATATCTTTAGTTACAATTTCTATGTTAGATGATTTTGTATATGCTTTTACGATCGGCAAAAACGAACGAGTAGCTAACGCTGGAGCCTCATCTGTTTTTGTGTACATAATTTTTGCAGTTGTACTCATATATTAACTAGTTATTTTGTTTGAAGTGGTGCAAATTTACGTATTACAAATGGTTTATTAAATATTAAATTTTTATTAAAATATGTGATTTATTGAAGATTTTTGAATTTTTTCAGAGCAAAAAAAAACGATGTTAATTTAACATCGTTTTTACATATTCTGTACAAAGAATTAATTTCTTCTTTCTTTGATTCTTGCTTTCTTACCTGTAAGTCCTCTAAAGTAGAAAATTCTAGCTCTACGTACTTTACCTTTTTTGTTTATTTCAATTTTTTGAATTGATGGTAAGTTGATAGGGAAGATACGCTCTACACCAACAGTACCTGACATCTTTCTAATAGTAAAAGTTTCAGAAGATCCGTTACCTCTTTTTTGAATTACAACTCCTCTAAAAAACTGTGTACGAGTCTTGTTTCCTTCTTTAATTTCGTAGTATACAGTAATTGTATCTCCTGCTGCGAATTCTGGTAAATCGTTTTTTGTTACGAATTCGTCTTGAACAAATTTAATTAAATCCATTATTTCAAAAATCTTTGAGATTTTACAAAGCAACATTCACGATTTTCGTCAGAGGTTGATTTTGCGTGTGCAAATATAGTATGTTTTTCTAAAATGGAAAATAAAATATTCAATTAAATTTATGTAAATAATTCAGAAAAACAGTTTACTAAATTATTGATTAATAGTTAATAACTGTAATCATCGATAAAGATTCCTTAAAACCTAGTTAAGGCTAAGGATATATGTTGAAAATATATTTCAATGCTAAACAAAACTATCGATGGATAACGTTATAAAAACTACGCAAAAACCTTTACAACTTTGGTTAGAAAAGATATTTAGAACAATTAATTCACATATTAAAGTGATACGATTGGAAGTTTTTATGACCTATTTACTCTTTTTTATTTTGTCTCTTTTACTCGTTAGTATTTATAATAAATCTGATTTACACTTAACACTAAATAAATATCACACAGGTTTCTTTGATTGGTTTTTTAAATATTCGACACATTTGGGAGATGGAGCGATGTTTGGAGTTTTGGTTGTAATTTTCTTTTTCATCAATAAAAGAATGTCTTTAGTATTTGGAATAGGAGGAATATTAACATTACTGGTAACTCATTTTTTTAAGAAAATCATGTTTAAAGGAATCCCTAGGCCAGCGGAGTTCTTAGGAGTAGAAAATTTACATATTATAGATGGAGTAAAAATGGCTTTTTGGAATTCTTTTCCGTCAGGACATACCATGACGGCATTTGTAATTTTTACAATTTTATGTATTTACTTCCGAAGATGTGTTTCACAATATCTTTGGATAACCCTAGCAATGATTGCTGGATTGTCTCGAGTGTATTTATCTCAGCATTTTCTTCTTGATATTTTCGTCGGATCAATTTTAGGAATTGTCATTGCTTTTATAAGCATGAGTTTATTCTTCCCTGAAAGAAAACGAGTTCATTAATGAATATTTCTTATAAACAAAAAGTATTAGTCTTAATACTTATTAGTGTTCTGTTGCGATTATTTTTAGCGGGAGTATTAGAGTTTGGAAATGATGAAGTATATTATTGGTTATACGCTAAATATCCAGATGTCAGTCACTTTGATCATCCACCAATGGTAGGTTTTTTTATCCAATTTTTTACAGGAAACCTTTATTTTGATTCTGAATTGGCAATTCGGTTAGCAGCCATCATTCCTTCTGGACTAAGTATGTATGTCGTTTTCTTAATTGGTTCTTATCTTAAAGATTCTCGAACAGGATTTATTGCTTGTTTACTTTATTGTATAAGTATTTATGGATTTATTATCTCGGGAATTTTAATTTTACCAGATTCACCTTTAGTACTTTTTTGGTTGTTAAGTTATTACTTTTTCATACAAACAATTCCGAATACACCTGAAAAAAAGTACCATGTCAAGTTATTATTAGGTTTTTTGTTTTCTGGACTTGCAATTTATTCGAAATATCAAGGCGTTTATGTATTGTTTGGGGTTTGTATTTATGTTTTATTTAGTAATCGAAAGTGGCTAAAAAATGCATTCTTTTATTTAGGATTCATTTTTCCTTTGACAGCAATTGCTTTAGTTTTTTATTGGAATTATACAAACGACTTTGTTAGTTACAAGTTTCATGGTAATCGTGTTTCGTTTTTTAGTTCACAATTCAATAAGAATTCATTTATTCGAGAAATACTTGGACAATTTATTTATAACAATCCATATATCGTTATCACATTAGTTTTATTGTTAATTGCTATTTGGAAGAAAAAGTTTCATTTCAGTAAAAACTACATAGCATTCTTTTTTTATTGTTCGTTTCCATTGATTTTAACTACTATTTATTTATCAATATCCAGAAATACATTACCACATTGGTCTGGAGTGAGTTATTTAACATTCTTGCCTTTGATAGCGACATTTCTTTCTGAAAGAAAGAAGAATATTACAAAGAGATTAAGTATTGGGATTGTAGTGTTTTCTGTACTAATGATAACGACAACTTTTGTGATAAATAATGGATTATTTTTACCAGAAGAGAATTCAGTTCAAAAAGAAAAACTGGGAAGAAAAGATGCTTTGTTAGATATGTATGGTTGGGAACAAGCATCAGAAAAAATTACTCAAGTTTTTAAAGAGGAATATGTTTCAGATTTACCAATAATCTCAAATCGATGGTATCCTGCAGCACATATAGATTACTATATAGCGAGACCAAATGATATGAAAGTGTATGGTATTGGTAATTTAAATGAAATTCATAAATATTATTGGATTAATCAAACATATTCTGAGTTAGGTGATGAAGTTTTATATATAACAGATAGTCGGAATTTTAAAAATCCAGAAACCTTATTTGAACATAGTTACAGTAAAATCAATTTACTTAGGACATTACCAATTGAAAGAAGTGGAGTAGTGGTTAAGTATGTTTTTCTTTATAAACTGTCTAAGGTTTAGCTTTATAGTTTTCGCAAAAATAAACCCAAAACTTTCTAACTTTTCGTCCGTTTTTAGAAATAATTATTGGCTCAAGTTCAGTGCATCTTTCAAAATAAGGATTTACTAGAGGGGAAATGTGGCCTCTTTTATCGTCGTTTTTAAAACGTTTATCAGAATCTACAAAAATTGCATTTTTACCATTTAAGATTTTAAAATCATCTCCCAAATAATTATAATGCAAAGCGTGTAAACCAATTATATTTCTTGCGTAAATTTTATCTTCCATAAAAAAATTGAGTGCTGAAGTGGTTTTATAACCATCATCTGCAAAAACAAAAGTATTAGGATGAGCTTCTTGTATTAGTTCGATTTCTTTTGCTAATTCTCTCCATCCCACCCAGGTATCATCACTTTTTACAGGGATTACGTAAAATAAAATTTCAACACATACAATTAAGTGAATTACAATTGAAAATATGACTTGGCGATTCACCCATTTATCAGAAATGAAGATACTTGCAATAATAATTCCTGTTATATAGGAGGGCATTAACCAATTTAATTTTACCCAGTAAATTGGAGTTAATGACAAAAAACCTAAAAATGTAGGGATAAAAAATGCTAACAGAAATAAAATCTTGCTACCAGGTAACTTAAACTTTGTTAAAAATCGTTTTATGTATTTGTGCGTAAATATGAGAAATGCGCTGAATAATATTGGAAGTAATAGTAATAATTGGTGACCTAATGCTCCAAAGAAATTTTTGGGTTTGAAGTTTAATTCTGACATACTAGAAGCTCTTTCTGAAGACTGAAAAAGGAAAGAGGCAAATTCGTTTTCATAATTCCAATACCAAACAGGATATGTTACAAGTGCAGCAATAATTAATGATAAAAATAGCCAGGGAGAAACTAATAATTTTCTTTTTTCAGAGGAAAAAATTAAAAATAAAATTAATCCAAATGGTAGTAATACAGCGGTGTATTTACTATCAAAAGCTAATCCCATTGTTACACCTGCATAAATCCAAGATGCTTTTTTATTTTCAAAAATAGCTCTATAAAGGAAAAGAACACTTAAAGTCCAAAATAACAATAGAGGAACATCTGGTGTTGAATTAAATGAAAGAATAGAAATAAAGAATGTTGAAGCTATCAATATCGCAGCCCGATTTAATTTATTCTTTGATAAGAAACATTCGGCAAGTTTATAAAAACTTAGTAATGTTAATGAAGTAATTATAAAATCTGCAAGTTTTACTACGAAAACAGTTTTTCCGAATGTAAGCGTGAAAATTCGCAATAGATAACCGATCATTCCAGGATGATCGAAGTAAGACCAAGAAAAGTTTTCACCATAAAAATGGTAGTAAGCATCCTGAGGCATTAATCCCATGAAAGGTAAAAGTATAAAGCGAAATAATTGAAAACCTAAAACAATACTTAAAGCTGGATACTTTCTAATAAGATTTATAATTCTATTCATCTAAAAGATCGGGTCTAATTTTTCTGGTTCTTTCATATGCTTGTTCTGAGCGCCATTCTTCAATTTTTGGAAAATTTCCTGATAACAAAACATCAGGAACTTTCATGCCTTCATATTCTGAAGGTCTTGTGTAAACAGGTGGGGATAAAAGATTATCCTGAAAAGAGTCTGTTAAAGCGGAGGTTTCATCACCTAAAACCCCAGGAATTAATCGAATTACCGCATCGCATAAAACTGCTGCAGCCAATTCACCTCCCGTTAAAACATAGTCTCCAATTGATATTTCTTTGGTAATATATTTGTCTCTCACACGTTGATCAACTCCTTTGTAGTGACCGGTAAGAATGATCATATTTTCTTTTAAAGAAAGAGTGTTTGCAGTAGCTTGATTTAAAGTTGGCGCATCTGGTGTCATGTAGATAATTTCATCATAACTTCTTTTAGCTAATAATCCTTCAATACAATTTGCAATAGGTTCTATCATTAAAACCATTCCAGCACCACCACCAAATTGATAATCATCTATTTGACGATAATTTCCTTGTCCGAATTCTCTTAAGTTGTGGAAGTGTACCTCAGCTAAACCTTTATCAATTGCTCTTTTCATCATCGAGTTCTGAAAAGGACTTTTAATTAAATCTGGTTCAACAGTAATTATATCTACACGCATTTTGTAAAAGTACTTGTTTTTTAAAAATATAAGCAACCGCTTAAAAACGCAATAATAATAAACAATAATGAACATCCAGAATTTAATTCTTTCTTTTTTAATTCAGGGTTTGGATTTACAGTTTTAATTAAACTGAAATCATTCTGGTTTATTAGAGTTTCAACAAACTGTTTATCTCTGATATTTAAAGGCTCATATTCATGTCCAACTGCAAAGCCTAATTTGAAATTTTGAGCATTGTTTTCAAATGCAGCATAAACATTATCTCCATCTTCGTCTAATTCAGAAACAAATAACATGATTCTTTCGTTAATATGTTTGGAAGGGACTTCGTCATTTTCGTTAATTGTCCAGTATCCTTATACTTCATTTTGAAGCGCATGATTTTCTCCCCAGGCTAAATAGTTTACAAAATATTTAAATCTTTCAAAATCGGGTATCTGTGAGAAGTTTATGATGTAAAAATCAGTTTCTTTTTTAGAAGCATAGATTTCAATGCCTGATGTATATTCTACATCGTAGTATAAATCTGCCATTTCTTGAATTATCTTTTCAAGCTCTATTCCTTCTTTCCTCGGAAAAATGATGTACTTTTCTAAATTCATATTTTTTATTTTTGCGGAAGTTATGAAAAGAATTACTGAGTTTTTAAAATATGGTGCGGGTAAACTGTATTCTTACATTAATAGATTTATTGATTTTTATAAAATCTGGCTTTTTGGAACGATTATAATTTGGGTGAGTATTGAAATACTTTCAGTGCTCCTGACTTTTTTATTTCATATCTTAAAATAGTTCTCATTAAAAAAGCTCATAATAAAAATTAAGAGCTTCTTTATGTTTTTGTTATGTAGTTCTAAAACTAGTTGGCTTTTACATCTCCCATACTTAATTCACCATTATTACCAAATCGATGTATTTTAGGAAGTAACGTTCCGCTTTCTGTAGTAATCCAACCTTCCCAAGTGGATGGAACTCCTTCCATTTTCATACTTGGAACATACATTTTATAACTTTTAGGAACATAATTCTCATCTAATATCCATAAATAAGAGTCTCCAGGTGTTGTTCCTCCAGTCGTGTATTTTACTAACAAGGCTTCCTGACCATCAATTTCCTTCACAGAACGTAGAATTCCTGGTTCAAAAAGTTTGTGAGGCGCAACTAACCAAAAACTATCATTATTGAAGTAAGCTTCTGCTTTTTTAATAATATCTTCATTTTTAGTTTCACTCAAATTATCGTTAAAATAAATTGTACTTTTTTCTAAACTGTTTGGATGCAAAACAACTTTCGTGGTATCCCATTTTACCTCAACAATATGATCTTTCTTGTTCCATTTGTAAGATCTTCTCCCTCCAAAACTCCATTCAATATTTTCTGTTGTTTTATAGGCATCGTGTTTAATAGCCTTCAAAATTTTATTTGCCAAAGCATCTGCTTTTGGGGTAGAAGCTTTTGGATTTCCCATATCAATTGATAAATCGAATAAGTTTGCAGTATGCCTTGTAGGAAGTTTAAAACCAGCTTCAGTATCTTTCCAGTCACTCCAAGTTGCTTCAACACCACCAATTGGAATAATTTTTGTCCACATTTTATAAGAAGTAGGGAAGTAGTTCTCATTTAACATCCA contains:
- the trmD gene encoding tRNA (guanosine(37)-N1)-methyltransferase TrmD, translating into MRVDIITVEPDLIKSPFQNSMMKRAIDKGLAEVHFHNLREFGQGNYRQIDDYQFGGGAGMVLMIEPIANCIEGLLAKRSYDEIIYMTPDAPTLNQATANTLSLKENMIILTGHYKGVDQRVRDKYITKEISIGDYVLTGGELAAAVLCDAVIRLIPGVLGDETSALTDSFQDNLLSPPVYTRPSEYEGMKVPDVLLSGNFPKIEEWRSEQAYERTRKIRPDLLDE
- a CDS encoding DUF6095 family protein, yielding MSEKAYDKPIKNFLILLLLLMVSPLLLSLSFRMLRTFKEMPKILIAYIVLGISIFLVLFTVYFGFKSFKTLLNYLFEK
- a CDS encoding glycosyltransferase family 39 protein, translating into MNISYKQKVLVLILISVLLRLFLAGVLEFGNDEVYYWLYAKYPDVSHFDHPPMVGFFIQFFTGNLYFDSELAIRLAAIIPSGLSMYVVFLIGSYLKDSRTGFIACLLYCISIYGFIISGILILPDSPLVLFWLLSYYFFIQTIPNTPEKKYHVKLLLGFLFSGLAIYSKYQGVYVLFGVCIYVLFSNRKWLKNAFFYLGFIFPLTAIALVFYWNYTNDFVSYKFHGNRVSFFSSQFNKNSFIREILGQFIYNNPYIVITLVLLLIAIWKKKFHFSKNYIAFFFYCSFPLILTTIYLSISRNTLPHWSGVSYLTFLPLIATFLSERKKNITKRLSIGIVVFSVLMITTTFVINNGLFLPEENSVQKEKLGRKDALLDMYGWEQASEKITQVFKEEYVSDLPIISNRWYPAAHIDYYIARPNDMKVYGIGNLNEIHKYYWINQTYSELGDEVLYITDSRNFKNPETLFEHSYSKINLLRTLPIERSGVVVKYVFLYKLSKV
- a CDS encoding glycosyltransferase family 39 protein, translating into MNRIINLIRKYPALSIVLGFQLFRFILLPFMGLMPQDAYYHFYGENFSWSYFDHPGMIGYLLRIFTLTFGKTVFVVKLADFIITSLTLLSFYKLAECFLSKNKLNRAAILIASTFFISILSFNSTPDVPLLLFWTLSVLFLYRAIFENKKASWIYAGVTMGLAFDSKYTAVLLPFGLILFLIFSSEKRKLLVSPWLFLSLIIAALVTYPVWYWNYENEFASFLFQSSERASSMSELNFKPKNFFGALGHQLLLLLPILFSAFLIFTHKYIKRFLTKFKLPGSKILFLLAFFIPTFLGFLSLTPIYWVKLNWLMPSYITGIIIASIFISDKWVNRQVIFSIVIHLIVCVEILFYVIPVKSDDTWVGWRELAKEIELIQEAHPNTFVFADDGYKTTSALNFFMEDKIYARNIIGLHALHYNYLGDDFKILNGKNAIFVDSDKRFKNDDKRGHISPLVNPYFERCTELEPIIISKNGRKVRKFWVYFCENYKAKP
- a CDS encoding NADP-dependent isocitrate dehydrogenase, which translates into the protein MSTTAKIMYTKTDEAPALATRSFLPIVKAYTKSSNIEIVTKDISLAGRILANFSDYLTEDQKVEDALAFLGDLATKPEANIIKLPNISASVPQLKAAVKELQALGYNIPDYPEEPETDEDKAVLALYNKVKGSAVNPVLREGNSDRRAPKAVKNYAKKNPHSMGSWSSDSKTHVATMSEGDFAHNEKSVTVPSATHIKIVHTNTNGSETVLKANIKLLAEEIIDASVMNKKALLKFLDEQIKDAKDKGILFSLHMKATMMKVSDPIIFGHAVRVFFKELFDKHSATFQEIGVDVNDGFGNLLSNLEELSAEKKAEILADIATVYANNPDLAMVNSDKGITNLHVPSDIIIDASVPAMIRTSGQMWNKEGKLQDTKVTIPDSSYASLYQATIEFCKKNGAFDPTKMGTVPNVGLMAKKAEEYGSHDKTFEITAAGKVSVIDSEGNTLIEHFVEQGDIWRMCQTKDAPVRDWVKLAVTRARAMQVPAVFWLDKNRAHDAELIKKVNDYLSNQDTDNLEILIKSVSEATEYTLERVKAGQDTISVTGNVLRDYLTDLFPILELGTSAKMLSIVPLMNGGGLFETGAGGSAPKHVQQFIEENHLRWDSLGEFLALAVSLEHLGDTTKNDKALVLAETLDNAIENLLDNKKSPSRKAGELDNRGSHFYLAMYWAKELSNQNKNIELKNQFSSVAKSMETYEEKIVNELNKIQRKAIEIGGYYLPNDKLADNFMRPNDTLNAILAEV
- the rplS gene encoding 50S ribosomal protein L19; its protein translation is MMDLIKFVQDEFVTKNDLPEFAAGDTITVYYEIKEGNKTRTQFFRGVVIQKRGNGSSETFTIRKMSGTVGVERIFPINLPSIQKIEINKKGKVRRARIFYFRGLTGKKARIKERRN
- the murQ gene encoding N-acetylmuramic acid 6-phosphate etherase; its protein translation is MDFIKTTEQDSNYNNLEKMSINQLLININREDQTVPLAVEKAIPQIEKLVYIIVQKLKNGGRLFYMGAGTSGRLGIVDASECPPTFGVSHDVVIGLIAGGDKAIRKAIEFAEDSEDQGWKDLQAYDINKKDIVIGIAASGTTPYVINALRKCNENNIITGCITCNAKSPLELTAKFPISVVVGPEFVTGSSRMKAGTAQKLVLNMISTAAMIQLGKIKGNKMIDMQLSNNKLVERGEKMLVSELNLDQATAKVLLKKYGSVRDVIKNFANE
- a CDS encoding phosphatase PAP2 family protein, with the translated sequence MDNVIKTTQKPLQLWLEKIFRTINSHIKVIRLEVFMTYLLFFILSLLLVSIYNKSDLHLTLNKYHTGFFDWFFKYSTHLGDGAMFGVLVVIFFFINKRMSLVFGIGGILTLLVTHFFKKIMFKGIPRPAEFLGVENLHIIDGVKMAFWNSFPSGHTMTAFVIFTILCIYFRRCVSQYLWITLAMIAGLSRVYLSQHFLLDIFVGSILGIVIAFISMSLFFPERKRVH